In Amyelois transitella isolate CPQ chromosome 3, ilAmyTran1.1, whole genome shotgun sequence, a single genomic region encodes these proteins:
- the LOC106140084 gene encoding trypsin CFT-1 isoform X2, producing MRALVVLLVLAAAAVAELKADPKPTGSRIVGGSVTDISKWPEMAALLFSFGTTGHTQSCGGTILNQRSILSAAHCFGNDAPARWQARLGSTYASSGGIVFTTLQLINHPQYSTPVFLDNDIAILRVSGTITYNNNIRPGSIAGANYNVADNQVVWATGWGLTSQGGRPSEELREVQIWTVNQEICRTRYALSGVTLTDNMLCSGWLDVGGRDQCQQDSGGPLFHNGVVIGVCSFGNGCADSFYPGINARVSRYTSWIQANA from the exons AACTAAAAGCGGACCCTAAACCCACCGGTAGCAGGATCGTGGGAGGTTCGGTGACCGACATCAGCAAATGGCCTGAGATGGCAGCTCTGTTATTCTCCTTCGGAACCACTGGCCATACGCAATCTTGCGGAGGTACCATCCTGAATCAGAGATCCATATTATCTGCTGCTCACTGTTTTGG GAACGACGCACCAGCAAGATGGCAGGCTCGTCTAGGATCAACCTACGCCAGCAGCGGCGGAATCGTCTTCACTACCTTACAGTTGATCAATCATCCTCAATACAGCACTCCAGTTTTCTTGGACAACGACATAGCAATCTTGCGCGTTTCTGGCACTATCACCTACAATAACAACATCCGACCTGGAAGCATTGCTGGTGCCAATTATAATGTGGCTGATAATCAAGTCGTGTGGGCTACTGGATGGGGACTAACATCt CAAGGAGGAAGACCCTCAGAGGAGCTACGTGAAGTACAAATTTGGACTGTCAACCAGGAGATATGCAGAACTCGCTACGCCCTTTCTGGTGTGACTCTCACTGACAACATGCTATGCTCGGGTTGGTTAGACGTTGGTGGTCGTGACCAGTGCCAGCAGGACTCTGGTGGTCCCCTCTTCCACAATGGAGTCGTCATTGGCGTCTGCTCTTTTGGTAATGGATGCGCCGATTCCTTCTACCCTGGTATCAATGCTCGGGTATCTCGCTATACTTCTTGGATCCAAGCTAACGCCTAA
- the LOC106140084 gene encoding trypsin CFT-1 isoform X1, translating to MRALVVLLVLAAAAVAAELKADPKPTGSRIVGGSVTDISKWPEMAALLFSFGTTGHTQSCGGTILNQRSILSAAHCFGNDAPARWQARLGSTYASSGGIVFTTLQLINHPQYSTPVFLDNDIAILRVSGTITYNNNIRPGSIAGANYNVADNQVVWATGWGLTSQGGRPSEELREVQIWTVNQEICRTRYALSGVTLTDNMLCSGWLDVGGRDQCQQDSGGPLFHNGVVIGVCSFGNGCADSFYPGINARVSRYTSWIQANA from the exons cagAACTAAAAGCGGACCCTAAACCCACCGGTAGCAGGATCGTGGGAGGTTCGGTGACCGACATCAGCAAATGGCCTGAGATGGCAGCTCTGTTATTCTCCTTCGGAACCACTGGCCATACGCAATCTTGCGGAGGTACCATCCTGAATCAGAGATCCATATTATCTGCTGCTCACTGTTTTGG GAACGACGCACCAGCAAGATGGCAGGCTCGTCTAGGATCAACCTACGCCAGCAGCGGCGGAATCGTCTTCACTACCTTACAGTTGATCAATCATCCTCAATACAGCACTCCAGTTTTCTTGGACAACGACATAGCAATCTTGCGCGTTTCTGGCACTATCACCTACAATAACAACATCCGACCTGGAAGCATTGCTGGTGCCAATTATAATGTGGCTGATAATCAAGTCGTGTGGGCTACTGGATGGGGACTAACATCt CAAGGAGGAAGACCCTCAGAGGAGCTACGTGAAGTACAAATTTGGACTGTCAACCAGGAGATATGCAGAACTCGCTACGCCCTTTCTGGTGTGACTCTCACTGACAACATGCTATGCTCGGGTTGGTTAGACGTTGGTGGTCGTGACCAGTGCCAGCAGGACTCTGGTGGTCCCCTCTTCCACAATGGAGTCGTCATTGGCGTCTGCTCTTTTGGTAATGGATGCGCCGATTCCTTCTACCCTGGTATCAATGCTCGGGTATCTCGCTATACTTCTTGGATCCAAGCTAACGCCTAA